The Cryptococcus neoformans var. neoformans B-3501A chromosome 7, whole genome shotgun sequence genome window below encodes:
- a CDS encoding hypothetical protein (Match to ESTs gb|CF188463.1|CF188463, gb|CF186958.1|CF186958, gb|CF192839.1|CF192839) gives MVRPATVLRSLNAIPSTSRPLAAAARSFHATASAQLATPVEGKQPPIKEFKIYRWNPDVPNEKPKLQTYKIDLSQCGPMMLDALIKIKNELDPTLTFRRSCREGICGSCAMNIDGVNTLACLCRIPKDTSKDSKIYPLPHMYVVKDLVPDLTHFYKQYKAIEPYLKNDNPPEKGEFLQSQADRKKLDGMYECILCACCSASCPSYWWNQDEYLGPAVLMQAYRWMADSRDSYGAERKEKMQNAMSLYRCHTIFNCSRTCPKGLNPAAAIAKMKLEMATGE, from the exons ATGGTCCGCCCAGCCACCGTCCTCCGTTCTCTGAACGCTAtcccttccacctccagACCGCTCGCCGCTGCCGCCAGGTCTTTCCACGCTACCGCTTCTGCTCAGCTCGCCACTCCTGTTGAGGGAAAGCAGCCTCCAATTAAGGAGTTCAAGATCTACCGATGG AACCCCGATGTCCCCAATGAGAAGCCCAAGCTCCAAACATACAAGATCGATCTCTCCCAATGCGGCCCTATGATGCTCGATGCTTTG atcaagatcaagaatGAGCTCGACCCCACTCTTACTTTCCGACGATCTTGCCGAGAGGGTATCTGTGGTTCCTGTGCCATGAACATTGACGGTGTCAACACTCTTGCTTGCTTGTGCCGAATTCCAAAAGACACCTCCAAGGATTCCAAGATTtacccccttcctcaca TGTACGTGGTCAAGGACCTCGTCCCCGACCTTACACACTTCTA CAAGCAATATAAGGCTATCGAACCTTACCTCAAGAACGACAACCCCCCAGAAAAGGGAGAGTTCCTTCAAAGTCAGGCggacaggaagaagctggacgGAATGTACGAGTGTATTTTGTGTGCTTGTTGCTCAGCCTCTTGCCCTTCA TACTGGTGGAATCAAG ACGAATATCTTGGTCCCGCAGTGTTAATGCAGGCTTACCGATGGATGGCTGACTCTCGA GATTCTTACGGCGCCGAgcgaaaggagaagatgcaGAACGCCATGTCTCTTTACCGATGCCACACCATCTTCAAC TGCTCTCGAACATGTCCCAAGGGTCTTAACCCTGCCGCCGCGATTGCCAAGATGAAGCTCGAGATGGCTACCGGAGAGTAA
- a CDS encoding hypothetical protein (Match to ESTs gb|CF185030.1|CF185030, gb|CF184229.1|CF184229, gb|CF183652.1|CF183652; HMMPfam hit to Ldh_1_C, lactate/malate dehydrogenase, alpha/beta C-terminal domain, score: 183.2, E(): 5.1e-52; HMMPfam hit to Ldh_1_N, lactate/malate dehydrogenase, NAD binding domain, score: 230.6, E(): 2.8e-66) encodes MFARQVAKNSSSLARGFASSARSNRKVAVLGAAGGIGQPMSLLLKQNPGVTGLSLYDIRGAPGVAADISHVNTHSTVKGFEKDDIKEALTGAEIVIIPAGVPRKPGMTRDDLFNTNASIVRDLAEACAEYCPKAFIGIISNPVNSTVPIFAEVLKKKGVFDEKRVFGITTLDVVRASRFLGEIKGKDPKDIKVTVVGGHSGVTIVPLLSQTPEGKDVSGEAYKALVNRIQFGGDEVVKAKAGTGSATLSMGYAGARFTDSLIRALNGETGIVEPTFVKSPLYESEGVEYFASNVELGPEGVKKINPVGQLSAEEQELLKACLPDLVKNIKKGVDFVKA; translated from the exons ATGTTCGCTCGTCAAGTCGCCAAGaactcctcttccctcgctAGGGGCTTCGCTTCCTCTGCCAGGTCCAACAGGAAGGTCGCTGTCCTCGGTGCCGCTG GTGGTATCGGTCAGCCCAtgtctctcctcctcaagcaGAACCCCGGCGTTACTGGCCTCTCCCTCTATGACATTCGAGGTGCTCCCGGTGTTGCTGCCGACATTTCCCACGTCAACACCCACTCTACCGTCAAGGGCtttgagaaggacga CATCAAGGAGGCTCTTACTGGCGCCGAAATTGTCATCATCCCCGCTGGTGTCCCCAGAAAGCCCGGTATGAC CCGTGACGACCTTTTC AACACCAACGCATCTATCGTCCGTGACCTCGCCGAGGCCTGTGCTGAGTACTGCCCCAAGGCTTTCATCGGTATCATCTCTAACCCCGTCAACTCCACCGTCCCCATCTTCGCCGAggtcttgaagaagaagggcgtCTTTGACGAGAAGAGGGTCTTTGGTATCACCACCCTTGACGTTGTCCGAGCTTCCCGATTCCTCGGTGAgatcaagggcaaggacCCGAAGGACATCAAGGTCACCGTTGTCGGTGGTCACTCTGGTGTCACCATCgtccctctcctctctcagACCCCCGAGGGCAAGGACGTCAGCGGTGAGGCTTACAAGGCCCTTGTCAACAGGATCCAGTTTGGTGGTGACGAGGTTGTGAAGGCCAAGGCCGGTACCGGTTCCGCCACCCTCTCCATGGGTTACG CTGGTGCCCGATTCACCGACTCTCTTATCCGAGCGTTGAACGGCGAGACCGGCATCGTCGAGCCTACTTTCGTCAAGTCTCCCTTGTACGAGTCTGAGGGTGTCGAGTACTTTGCCTCCAACGTTGAACTCGGCCCTGAGGGTGTCAAGAAGATCAACCCTGTTGGCCAGTTGAGCGCTGAGGAACAGGAGTTGCTCAAGGCCTGTCTCCCCGA CCTTGTCAAGAACATCAAGAAGGGCGTTGACTTTGTCAAGGCTTAA